One window of the Granulicella arctica genome contains the following:
- a CDS encoding 4'-phosphopantetheinyl transferase family protein, with the protein MPAKDPDDTFGGEPIVGPRSMAAIPIATLASALVGLSDHPQIFRIISNISGCDLWCLKLSDASKCLLSDPQALAILSQSELAQFDKFRYHRDRLAYFAKRLLIRNVLCKYAVVTPEAWKFTANEHGLPMLSAEHKVDHLHFNLSRTTDLAVCAISKHGSIGIDVEDITGPDITELSTTILSVKEHRKLQRLPARERGFAMLRYWTLKEAYAKCRGVGLSLPISESCFDYEDPESVHMTVLSDSDKNANPLRFNQVILLNRYLIAVAQRVDCA; encoded by the coding sequence GTGCCAGCTAAAGATCCAGATGACACTTTCGGTGGTGAACCGATTGTTGGGCCACGCTCAATGGCTGCGATTCCAATAGCAACTCTGGCATCGGCGCTGGTTGGGCTCTCTGATCACCCGCAAATCTTTCGTATCATAAGCAACATATCAGGTTGCGATCTGTGGTGTCTCAAACTGAGCGACGCATCAAAATGCCTACTATCAGATCCCCAGGCTTTGGCTATTCTGAGTCAATCCGAGCTGGCCCAGTTCGACAAGTTTCGCTATCACCGGGATAGACTTGCCTACTTTGCGAAACGTTTGCTGATACGGAATGTACTTTGTAAGTATGCAGTTGTAACCCCAGAAGCATGGAAATTTACAGCGAATGAACATGGTCTGCCCATGCTCTCAGCAGAGCACAAGGTGGATCATCTTCATTTCAATCTTTCTAGGACTACAGATTTGGCGGTCTGCGCCATCTCCAAACACGGCTCAATTGGGATTGATGTGGAAGACATTACAGGTCCAGACATCACAGAACTCTCGACCACGATTCTTAGCGTCAAAGAGCATAGAAAGCTTCAGCGACTACCGGCGAGAGAACGAGGCTTCGCGATGCTACGTTATTGGACTCTCAAAGAAGCATACGCAAAGTGTCGCGGTGTAGGTCTCAGCTTACCTATTTCGGAATCCTGCTTCGACTACGAGGACCCTGAGTCAGTTCACATGACTGTTCTGTCAGATTCTGACAAGAACGCAAACCCTTTGCGCTTTAATCAAGTCATACTGCTGAATCGATACCTAATAGCGGTGGCGCAACGTGTGGACTGTGCTTAG
- a CDS encoding O-antigen ligase family protein, whose product MPSALRYLYPALAFALAIFLFVRSRTIYIGFVFWLWFVSPFLRRIVDYRAGFVPSSPLLLASFLATAVSGYVLVTRVRMLSRPALLPFSCALAGIFFGTVVGFTRYPVVAVMQAVLNWLVPILFAFFLYAERDRYVEYQEVIQRSFLYGTLWLGAYGVYQFFFLPLWDRQWMIDLDARTFGVPEALQIRVFSTLNAPATCAAYLMAGLLILFALKSRIRFVAAPVAFLAFILTSSRSSWIGLVFGIFYLTVQLSNKARVRVVAGILTCVILLLVATQLPVLDVMVSTRLQSFTDPKKDVSYNERVGGHVVAFEKLLDEPMGEGMGSVDTDHTTTGGDASIGPHDSSILESLYSLGFPGSIVYLAGIIVAGFTILFRVKKRSSDLFAIAIRAVIIAFFCQFYLNSIFVGAFGFVVWTAIGMALAQGTPKDLSTASLKTARELLPVGL is encoded by the coding sequence ATGCCGTCTGCTCTCCGCTATCTATATCCAGCTCTGGCCTTTGCATTAGCGATTTTTTTGTTCGTTCGTTCTCGCACCATCTATATCGGCTTTGTGTTCTGGTTATGGTTTGTAAGCCCATTTCTGCGGCGCATCGTGGACTATCGGGCAGGATTTGTTCCATCGAGTCCGCTCCTTCTGGCCTCATTTTTAGCAACGGCTGTGTCCGGGTATGTGTTGGTTACTCGTGTGAGGATGCTTAGTCGGCCAGCTCTGCTGCCATTTTCCTGTGCGCTCGCAGGAATTTTCTTCGGCACGGTCGTGGGCTTCACCCGATATCCAGTAGTCGCCGTGATGCAAGCTGTTTTGAACTGGCTCGTGCCAATCCTCTTCGCTTTCTTCCTTTATGCAGAGCGAGACCGCTATGTCGAGTATCAGGAAGTTATCCAGAGGTCATTTCTATATGGAACCCTTTGGTTAGGCGCCTACGGTGTTTACCAGTTCTTTTTTCTTCCACTCTGGGATCGTCAGTGGATGATCGATCTCGACGCACGTACCTTCGGCGTTCCAGAAGCACTGCAGATCCGCGTGTTCAGCACACTGAATGCACCTGCCACGTGTGCAGCATATCTGATGGCGGGCCTGCTGATCCTGTTTGCCTTGAAGAGCCGAATCCGATTCGTTGCCGCCCCCGTGGCATTTCTTGCTTTCATACTTACCAGCAGCCGTTCCTCGTGGATCGGGCTTGTGTTCGGCATCTTCTACTTGACCGTTCAGCTTTCTAACAAGGCAAGGGTGCGGGTGGTTGCCGGAATACTCACTTGTGTCATCCTGCTCCTTGTGGCAACCCAGCTTCCTGTCCTCGATGTGATGGTGTCCACGCGACTGCAGTCCTTCACAGATCCCAAAAAGGACGTTAGCTATAACGAGAGGGTCGGAGGGCATGTGGTTGCCTTCGAAAAATTATTAGACGAACCTATGGGGGAGGGTATGGGCAGCGTCGACACCGACCATACAACAACAGGCGGTGATGCAAGCATAGGACCGCATGACAGTTCGATTCTGGAGTCGCTCTACTCGCTTGGTTTTCCAGGTTCGATTGTCTATCTTGCAGGAATCATAGTGGCAGGGTTCACGATCTTATTTCGCGTGAAAAAAAGGAGCTCTGATCTCTTTGCTATTGCTATCCGCGCAGTGATAATCGCGTTCTTTTGCCAGTTCTACCTCAACTCCATCTTTGTAGGAGCATTCGGATTTGTTGTGTGGACTGCTATCGGGATGGCGCTTGCGCAGGGAACTCCTAAAGATCTCTCTACGGCTTCTTTAAAGACTGCAAGAGAACTCCTGCCAGTTGGGCTCTAA
- a CDS encoding oligosaccharide flippase family protein, with product MNTVEIDDPIVSRATLEAAKAPVRAVGHSIINRVGILFLNVSTGILTARTLHPAGRGELAAMLLWPVFLATATTVGTPSALIYHLRQRKNERASLIVNGLLMVVLFGILAAGAGVFFLPHWLRQYPPQTIRWAQIFLLTLPFWSIQIAGQAALEALELFSLSNVVQTLIPVTTLAGLLLFLALHHLTPITAGIAYTIAIFPTSFTILAFLWRRRVSTSRIAVSLATCRTLLSYGIRSCGIDLLGALALNIDQVLVVGLLSPQAMGSYVVVLSLSRALLLFQSAVVMVLFPKAAGRSPVEIVGMVGKSVRVTTMITATVGVVVCLLGPTLLRLMYGSQYLSAIAALRILVLEVVIQGGVFVMAQAFMAMGRPGIVTILQASGLMLSLPLMLLFIPRYGVAGAATALLISTVARFILLYTGFRLFLKCSPPDVLPRVGDIRELMMFANRAR from the coding sequence ATGAACACGGTAGAAATAGATGATCCGATCGTATCCCGAGCAACTCTTGAGGCAGCCAAAGCCCCTGTACGCGCGGTCGGGCACTCGATCATCAATCGGGTCGGCATCCTTTTTCTTAATGTGAGCACTGGCATTCTCACAGCCAGGACGTTACATCCGGCAGGGCGTGGTGAGCTAGCCGCAATGCTTCTGTGGCCCGTATTTCTTGCAACAGCGACTACGGTCGGAACGCCGAGTGCATTGATTTATCACCTGAGACAACGGAAGAATGAGCGTGCAAGTCTGATCGTGAATGGTCTTCTCATGGTCGTCCTGTTTGGCATATTGGCAGCTGGTGCCGGTGTGTTCTTTCTACCTCACTGGTTGCGGCAGTATCCACCACAGACGATTCGCTGGGCTCAAATTTTTCTGCTTACACTGCCTTTTTGGTCAATACAGATTGCAGGCCAAGCTGCTCTCGAGGCATTAGAACTCTTCTCGTTGTCTAATGTGGTGCAGACGCTCATACCGGTCACCACACTTGCCGGATTATTGTTGTTCCTGGCCTTGCATCACCTCACCCCAATCACCGCAGGCATTGCTTATACGATTGCTATCTTCCCAACTTCGTTCACCATACTGGCTTTTCTGTGGAGACGACGTGTGTCCACTTCTCGCATCGCCGTGAGCCTGGCAACTTGTCGAACCCTATTGAGCTATGGCATACGATCTTGCGGGATCGATCTACTCGGAGCATTAGCGCTCAACATTGACCAAGTGCTCGTCGTCGGCTTGCTCAGTCCGCAGGCAATGGGATCATACGTCGTTGTATTAAGCCTCTCGAGAGCACTTCTCCTTTTTCAAAGTGCAGTTGTCATGGTGCTTTTTCCCAAAGCGGCAGGTCGCTCTCCTGTTGAGATTGTCGGCATGGTCGGGAAGAGTGTTCGGGTTACAACTATGATTACAGCGACCGTTGGGGTTGTTGTATGTCTCCTCGGTCCAACTTTGCTTCGCTTGATGTATGGATCGCAATACCTGTCAGCTATTGCAGCACTTCGGATTCTGGTATTGGAAGTAGTCATCCAAGGTGGCGTATTTGTGATGGCACAAGCGTTCATGGCGATGGGTCGCCCGGGAATTGTCACGATCCTGCAAGCGTCAGGACTGATGTTGAGCCTTCCATTGATGCTGCTTTTCATTCCACGTTATGGTGTGGCTGGTGCTGCAACCGCACTCCTGATCTCCACGGTCGCCCGATTTATTTTGTTGTACACAGGCTTTCGCCTGTTTCTTAAGTGCAGCCCCCCCGATGTTCTTCCGCGCGTCGGAGATATCCGAGAACTGATGATGTTTGCGAATCGAGCACGCTGA
- a CDS encoding glycosyltransferase, giving the protein MLTPDQERRAAGNLKVAVFHDNFAQNGGAELVAEELHRVLKARFPTTQMFSTLSAEERLSPYLRTEDIHNTWMQWLPARAKLFRAYFLFYPFAVDRVDLSEFDLIVTSCFGYAKGVRRRQNALHICYCHTPMRWVWRTQDYLSREKNSFIKKALLHFPLRWLKSWELRAAANPDIYIANSSVVAERLFQAFGVHATVIPPPIDTARFAPPAGKPINDAEDFYLVLSRLVPYKRFDLAVQACTKSNRRLVVIGDGPDRARLEAMAGPTITFLGRASNEDVCDHARRCRALLFPGEEDFGITPLEINAAGRPVIAYRAGGATETVVEGVNGTFFDRPDVDALIEALDHFETRVWDGAAIRQHAQGYDRSVFEERITSFVENAWAKLIAVEADDKVLENT; this is encoded by the coding sequence ATGCTCACTCCTGATCAAGAGCGAAGAGCGGCAGGAAATCTAAAGGTCGCGGTATTTCATGACAACTTCGCCCAGAACGGAGGTGCAGAACTCGTGGCTGAGGAGTTGCATCGAGTGCTGAAGGCGAGGTTCCCAACTACGCAGATGTTCTCGACACTATCGGCAGAGGAACGGCTATCGCCCTATCTACGCACTGAAGACATTCATAACACGTGGATGCAATGGCTTCCCGCACGCGCCAAGCTTTTCCGCGCTTACTTTTTGTTTTATCCTTTTGCTGTCGATCGAGTGGACTTGTCCGAATTTGATCTTATTGTGACGAGTTGTTTTGGTTATGCCAAAGGTGTTCGCCGTAGGCAAAATGCTCTCCATATCTGTTACTGCCATACGCCGATGCGATGGGTGTGGCGTACTCAAGACTACTTGTCTCGTGAGAAGAACAGTTTCATAAAGAAAGCTTTGTTGCACTTCCCACTGCGTTGGTTGAAGTCGTGGGAGCTTAGAGCCGCTGCTAATCCGGATATCTATATAGCGAACTCTTCAGTTGTTGCCGAACGTCTGTTTCAGGCATTCGGAGTGCATGCAACAGTGATCCCGCCTCCCATAGATACTGCACGCTTTGCGCCACCCGCCGGTAAGCCTATCAATGATGCTGAAGATTTCTATCTTGTTCTCTCGCGCCTCGTACCGTACAAGCGATTCGACCTTGCTGTTCAGGCGTGTACGAAGAGCAACCGACGTCTTGTTGTTATCGGAGACGGGCCAGATCGGGCAAGGCTTGAAGCGATGGCTGGTCCCACAATCACCTTTCTGGGGCGCGCTTCGAATGAAGACGTCTGCGACCACGCTCGACGATGCCGGGCTCTCCTCTTTCCAGGGGAGGAGGATTTTGGAATCACACCACTAGAGATCAATGCTGCTGGCCGCCCCGTTATTGCATATCGGGCGGGAGGAGCGACAGAGACTGTAGTGGAAGGGGTAAATGGAACATTCTTCGACCGTCCGGATGTGGATGCACTGATCGAAGCGTTAGATCATTTTGAAACGCGAGTTTGGGATGGTGCGGCGATTCGGCAACATGCGCAGGGGTACGATCGTAGTGTATTCGAGGAGCGCATCACCTCATTCGTTGAAAATGCATGGGCTAAGCTCATCGCCGTAGAGGCTGATGATAAGGTTTTGGAAAACACATGA
- a CDS encoding glycosyltransferase family 4 protein, producing the protein MSGAERVLLDLLDGLDRSVFDPFATCPIEGGLRSQLHANGVPTVPVGILEARFTLSPRKLLHYFRSFAAVTFGLRASVKAVAPEVLHANSVRAGLVASIATLGLGIPIIWHVHDDLPKHPISSLIRGVAYLSKRSMFLAVSNATALAFCGNLPLGDRTEVLYNGINRERYPVKTTTASMFREELGLTGEDFLICAVGMINPRKGLTGLLDAFKDVYLAVPSAHLAVVGAPIFNRDDLYLAEIRDQAHRLGIEDRVHFTGPRSDVPNVLRSADLLVLNALVEPFGLVLIEAMSSGTPVLATRVGGIPEIITDNETGYLVAPSDPIALATRLLQVIDDPAGRWRVASTALSTVCPRFSQEQFRVGYMAYLRKKFPRASTLVTVSTPLNARSDAHS; encoded by the coding sequence ATGAGCGGGGCTGAGCGAGTGCTTCTCGACCTCCTTGATGGGCTTGATCGATCCGTCTTTGATCCTTTTGCAACATGTCCGATAGAAGGCGGGCTGCGCTCACAACTTCACGCGAACGGCGTGCCGACAGTGCCGGTTGGGATATTAGAAGCACGCTTTACGTTGAGCCCTCGCAAGTTATTGCATTATTTTCGCTCTTTCGCTGCTGTGACATTTGGCTTACGGGCGTCAGTGAAAGCCGTGGCTCCTGAAGTCCTTCATGCTAACTCAGTTCGCGCTGGTCTTGTTGCCTCTATCGCAACACTTGGTCTGGGAATTCCTATCATCTGGCATGTGCATGATGACCTGCCGAAGCACCCAATCAGTAGTTTGATACGAGGTGTGGCGTATCTTTCGAAACGCAGCATGTTTCTTGCAGTTTCCAATGCCACTGCATTGGCATTCTGTGGCAACCTCCCCCTCGGGGACAGAACTGAAGTTCTCTACAACGGTATAAATCGTGAGCGTTATCCGGTAAAGACAACAACGGCTTCGATGTTCCGGGAAGAACTTGGACTTACAGGAGAGGACTTTCTAATCTGTGCAGTCGGTATGATCAATCCGCGGAAGGGATTAACGGGACTGCTTGACGCCTTCAAGGATGTATATCTAGCTGTTCCCAGTGCCCATCTTGCCGTTGTCGGGGCTCCGATATTCAACAGAGACGATCTCTACCTTGCAGAGATCCGGGATCAAGCTCACAGACTCGGCATTGAAGATCGCGTCCACTTTACAGGCCCTCGCAGTGATGTCCCGAACGTCCTTCGTTCAGCCGACTTACTCGTTCTTAATGCGTTGGTAGAACCTTTTGGTCTTGTGCTGATCGAAGCAATGTCCTCAGGAACGCCAGTGCTCGCGACCCGGGTTGGTGGCATCCCCGAAATTATCACTGATAACGAGACAGGGTATCTCGTAGCACCTTCTGATCCGATTGCTCTTGCAACACGTTTGCTTCAGGTCATAGATGATCCGGCAGGTCGCTGGCGCGTTGCTTCAACAGCGTTATCGACGGTATGCCCCCGCTTCTCACAAGAACAATTTCGCGTGGGCTATATGGCTTATCTGAGGAAGAAATTCCCCCGTGCCAGCACATTAGTCACTGTAAGTACTCCACTCAATGCGAGGTCCGATGCTCACTCCTGA
- a CDS encoding sugar transferase, translated as MITAFPKATESGVSEETTAPLLVTFPMTNKVWAPRSLRGITGWACRWTDMLILSAVFFGTVVLRYFLQSHRTISEFLALRVSLKNMLIGIVCILTWRTLLRGVGLYNLARIKSLSGYALRCVAGVTLCALLVAGIEILVKPETKIVSVTFAYWAFCLTLMMMSRALLLYFDRSIRPHLREKRNLLIVGTGSRAIDVYEEMKSNRDLDYKLIGYVDSEPQAGYVSSEEIVGTIDQLEHILMHQVIDEVVIALPMKSQYQTIGETIETCEKLGIQSQYFTHHFGTSVTKKRWSTGRATGRMVLETVHRDSRRHLKRVIDITGSFFGLILLSPFLLATAVAVKLTSKGPIIFKQERFGLNKRTFYMLKFRSMVIDAEARQAKLEHLNETSGPAFKIANDPRITPIGRFIRKMSIDELPQLVNVLLGDMSLVGPRPLPTRDVSRFSEAWLMRRFSVKPGLTCLWQVTGRSNTDFDRWIELDLEYIDNWSLALDAEILFKTVPAVLKGRGAS; from the coding sequence ATGATTACTGCATTCCCAAAAGCTACCGAGTCCGGCGTTTCTGAAGAAACCACAGCGCCGCTCCTTGTCACCTTCCCGATGACTAATAAGGTGTGGGCTCCACGCAGTCTCCGCGGCATTACCGGGTGGGCATGTCGGTGGACCGACATGTTGATCCTGTCAGCCGTGTTTTTCGGGACGGTTGTTCTTCGTTATTTTCTGCAAAGCCATCGAACGATCTCTGAATTTCTCGCGCTCAGAGTCTCGTTGAAAAATATGCTGATCGGCATAGTTTGCATCCTTACCTGGCGCACGCTTCTGCGTGGGGTCGGACTTTATAACCTTGCGCGTATTAAAAGCTTAAGCGGTTACGCTTTGCGCTGCGTCGCTGGTGTCACCCTCTGTGCGCTGCTCGTCGCCGGTATCGAGATCCTTGTAAAACCCGAGACAAAGATTGTTTCCGTCACCTTTGCTTACTGGGCCTTCTGCCTCACGCTCATGATGATGTCTCGTGCGTTGCTCCTGTATTTCGATCGCTCGATTCGGCCCCATCTTCGCGAGAAGCGAAATCTCTTGATTGTAGGGACGGGCAGCCGCGCCATTGATGTATATGAGGAGATGAAAAGTAACCGCGATCTGGACTACAAGCTGATCGGTTATGTCGACTCAGAGCCTCAAGCCGGCTATGTCTCGAGTGAGGAGATTGTAGGGACAATCGACCAACTCGAACATATCCTAATGCACCAGGTAATCGATGAAGTTGTTATCGCGCTTCCTATGAAGTCGCAATATCAGACCATTGGCGAAACTATTGAGACATGCGAAAAATTGGGTATCCAGTCTCAGTATTTTACGCATCACTTCGGAACCAGTGTTACCAAGAAGCGCTGGTCTACGGGCCGAGCTACTGGTCGTATGGTGCTTGAGACAGTACACCGCGATAGCCGACGTCACCTCAAGCGGGTCATTGACATCACAGGATCATTCTTTGGGCTTATCCTGCTATCTCCCTTTCTGCTTGCGACAGCTGTCGCCGTTAAGCTGACTAGCAAAGGGCCAATTATCTTCAAGCAAGAGCGATTTGGTCTGAATAAACGAACCTTCTATATGTTGAAGTTTAGATCGATGGTAATTGATGCCGAAGCTCGCCAAGCAAAGCTTGAGCATTTGAACGAAACGTCCGGGCCAGCGTTCAAGATCGCAAATGATCCCCGTATTACACCAATAGGACGGTTCATTCGGAAGATGTCCATCGATGAGCTTCCGCAGCTCGTCAATGTACTCCTCGGAGATATGTCCCTGGTCGGACCGAGGCCACTTCCAACGCGTGATGTAAGCCGGTTTTCGGAAGCATGGTTGATGCGTCGATTTTCAGTCAAACCAGGGCTCACCTGTTTATGGCAGGTCACAGGTCGTAGCAATACAGACTTTGACCGCTGGATCGAGCTGGATCTCGAATACATCGACAACTGGTCTCTAGCGCTCGATGCGGAGATTCTCTTCAAGACGGTTCCTGCCGTTCTGAAGGGGCGGGGTGCATCGTGA
- a CDS encoding polysaccharide biosynthesis/export family protein encodes MKILRFLLLALFIIGFTHPGFSDDQLHSRPRYTLRNGDSLTVDYRYTPEFNQTVVIQPDGFVDLTIIGELKVSGLTLEQVRNLVTQKAAARLKNPEINIVLKEFERPYVVVSGEVDKPGRMDFYEHTTALQAVMLAGGFKETAQESQVLIFRRVNNDLAKVLVLNLHKVKASSDLERDMVLEQGDIVLVPRNKLQNVARFVKATNLGLYLDPLTYVTR; translated from the coding sequence TTGAAAATACTTCGATTTCTGCTACTCGCATTATTCATAATTGGCTTCACTCATCCAGGCTTCAGCGATGACCAACTCCATAGCCGTCCACGCTATACCCTGCGGAATGGCGATTCACTCACAGTTGATTATCGATATACGCCAGAGTTCAACCAGACGGTAGTTATCCAGCCCGACGGATTCGTGGACCTCACTATCATTGGCGAGCTAAAGGTTTCCGGATTGACCCTCGAACAGGTGCGCAACCTGGTGACGCAGAAGGCCGCAGCGCGCTTGAAAAATCCAGAGATAAACATTGTTCTCAAAGAGTTCGAGCGGCCATACGTCGTTGTTTCGGGCGAGGTCGACAAGCCGGGCCGTATGGACTTCTACGAGCACACGACTGCTTTGCAGGCAGTCATGCTTGCGGGTGGCTTCAAGGAAACAGCACAGGAGTCGCAGGTTCTTATCTTCCGTCGTGTCAATAACGATCTTGCAAAAGTGCTTGTGCTCAATCTTCACAAGGTGAAAGCAAGCTCAGATCTCGAACGAGATATGGTGCTTGAGCAAGGCGACATTGTTCTAGTTCCGCGCAACAAGCTCCAGAATGTGGCCCGGTTTGTTAAGGCTACCAACCTTGGCCTCTATCTTGACCCTTTGACATACGTGACCCGATAA
- a CDS encoding P-loop NTPase family protein: MISTDVSTAHDGMLYATLQHLRATAASGVIVALTSANSGEGVTHSVTTLINTLSRDGNTRILRLSSRHLNEISCAPSDIAHHCQQIDANLYEFVGGTDPAVEKTEGRSWSGDWEFRRDCIEQLRSAFDYVLIDCPALNSAGDVLSLASLVNGIILIVEADKTRVDQIEHAEKSLEFARGKLIGHILNKRTYNIPSWLYKRL, encoded by the coding sequence ATGATTTCGACTGATGTCAGCACGGCACACGATGGAATGCTCTACGCTACGTTGCAACATCTACGAGCCACCGCTGCGAGCGGCGTCATCGTCGCACTGACCTCGGCGAACTCAGGCGAAGGCGTAACTCACTCCGTTACGACTTTGATCAACACCCTCAGCAGAGATGGCAACACGAGAATTCTGCGGCTAAGTTCGCGCCACCTCAACGAGATCAGTTGTGCTCCCTCTGATATTGCACACCACTGCCAGCAAATTGATGCGAACCTCTATGAATTTGTAGGTGGTACCGACCCCGCAGTCGAGAAAACCGAAGGTAGGTCGTGGAGCGGCGATTGGGAGTTTCGGCGCGACTGCATCGAGCAGCTTCGTTCTGCATTTGACTACGTCCTCATTGACTGCCCTGCATTGAACTCGGCCGGCGACGTGCTTTCTTTAGCTTCCTTAGTCAACGGAATCATCCTGATTGTCGAAGCGGATAAGACCCGCGTCGATCAGATTGAACATGCGGAAAAGAGCCTTGAGTTCGCCCGTGGAAAACTGATCGGTCACATCCTGAACAAGCGAACCTACAACATCCCAAGTTGGCTCTACAAGAGACTCTAA
- a CDS encoding GumC family protein produces METNSNSNTSSTTSRAVFESLFRYKSRLVNTLAIVMGLVVLYVLFAPRQYRSEMNILVRNARPDYQITPERTNGSIPQSDVTEERINSEIEVLRSRDVADRVVDPTWSSSTTNSRTAAQIKQHEKAVTKLTKHLSIELLRKSDVIHVAYDTGDPQVATRTVEKLLEAFLLKQHELERSSGASSFFSGEQDRYKQELDSAERELAAYQQGHKIVSLPDKEAALEQQIVDLEQQLRTTEVQIGELSNRLTSGKQQLLGLQQREITQQKSVPNILAMEQLGTMLATYRNQRTTLLTKFLPTDRLVQEVDQQIANTSEALRVATEVNASEKSTDVNPVWQQLNTAASQNSIELSAAQARRSDQANQLGQLQAQLIAAEASTVDFNTLQAKVTELQGNYQLYTQKRNEAQIANAMDQQQLVNVAIAERPTFSATPSNPKIASTLAMGAFASLFCAVCVVFFSEMGRDTIASPSELESISAFPVLASVPFIEGSPLPTTVEVRMAPNPVTDPSSAASLRLQEKGARL; encoded by the coding sequence ATGGAAACGAACTCGAACTCAAACACGTCAAGCACGACATCGCGGGCGGTTTTTGAGTCACTCTTTCGGTACAAGTCGCGGCTTGTCAATACATTAGCGATTGTCATGGGCCTCGTTGTTCTCTATGTGCTATTCGCTCCCCGGCAGTATCGCTCGGAGATGAACATCCTTGTGCGCAACGCCCGACCGGACTACCAGATCACTCCTGAGCGGACGAACGGATCAATCCCGCAGTCAGACGTGACGGAAGAGCGAATCAATTCAGAGATTGAGGTTCTGCGCAGCCGCGACGTAGCCGACCGCGTCGTCGATCCGACCTGGAGCTCTTCGACGACGAACAGCCGAACCGCGGCGCAGATCAAGCAGCATGAGAAGGCGGTCACCAAGCTTACGAAGCATCTGTCCATCGAGCTTCTTCGCAAATCTGACGTCATCCATGTTGCATACGACACAGGCGATCCGCAGGTGGCAACACGGACGGTAGAGAAACTCTTGGAAGCATTTTTGCTGAAGCAGCATGAACTAGAGCGTTCTAGTGGAGCATCCAGCTTTTTCAGCGGAGAGCAGGATCGCTATAAGCAGGAACTCGACTCTGCAGAGCGCGAGCTTGCTGCGTATCAGCAAGGCCACAAAATTGTTTCCTTGCCGGATAAAGAGGCGGCTCTTGAACAACAAATCGTTGACCTGGAGCAGCAACTGCGAACGACCGAGGTGCAAATCGGCGAACTGAGCAATCGGTTGACAAGTGGCAAACAGCAACTACTGGGCCTGCAGCAACGCGAGATCACGCAGCAGAAATCCGTGCCTAATATTCTTGCGATGGAGCAGTTGGGAACGATGCTTGCTACCTATCGCAACCAGCGGACCACCTTGCTCACGAAATTCCTGCCTACAGACCGCCTGGTGCAGGAGGTCGATCAACAGATCGCAAATACCTCCGAGGCACTCCGCGTAGCAACTGAAGTGAACGCGTCTGAGAAGAGCACAGACGTCAATCCTGTCTGGCAGCAACTCAATACGGCTGCCTCGCAGAACTCCATTGAATTGAGTGCAGCCCAAGCGCGACGGTCGGATCAAGCGAATCAGCTTGGACAACTGCAGGCACAGCTCATCGCTGCGGAGGCGTCTACTGTCGACTTCAATACGCTGCAGGCAAAGGTGACAGAGTTGCAAGGTAATTACCAGCTTTATACCCAGAAGCGAAACGAAGCTCAGATTGCAAACGCGATGGACCAGCAGCAACTTGTGAATGTGGCTATCGCAGAACGTCCTACATTCTCAGCAACACCATCGAATCCTAAGATCGCCTCGACACTCGCAATGGGAGCCTTTGCATCGCTGTTCTGTGCGGTGTGCGTTGTCTTCTTCTCGGAGATGGGACGCGACACGATCGCATCACCGTCCGAACTTGAGTCTATTAGCGCATTTCCTGTTCTGGCGAGTGTGCCTTTCATCGAAGGATCCCCACTTCCGACGACCGTCGAAGTACGGATGGCACCAAATCCAGTGACCGATCCTTCAAGCGCTGCCAGCTTGAGGCTCCAGGAAAAGGGCGCTCGCTTATGA